The Hydrogenispora ethanolica genome includes a region encoding these proteins:
- a CDS encoding cache domain-containing sensor histidine kinase gives MTFVSYRLYLEILEQNVRSYTREVIDRIDRNLTIYLSDQERMLDLRSDYYVLQFVKLSVAGDIEGNRKYTLRLWENFNNIKTIKTDLRDVAITTLNGVRIGCYGTTHIDLTQDQLFQTLANRSVVGDTTAFWGPHSDWLGGSVFSIGRAIRGDYENFLGMMSVDVDVELLDNICRDIRLGKTGYVMLVDENGQIIYHPNPELTGKSVSLLLGNSAYERGKTGSLLPEFSHGNQVVTIKTFTPANWRIIGISNQAELMQEMHRITGVSLLLICGSILAVIGVAIFLARRLTRPIMELRHTMRLAAEDLNTNVTIRTGDEIGQLGEAFNQMLARIRQLMEQSVQEQKKLRRTEMIALQEQIKPHFIYNTLDLIIGLLETKQNEDVINMVEALGAFFRISLSHGQEFITIREETEHVRNYLYIQRFRHGDKYNYRFELDERILPYKTIKLILQPLVENAIYHGVRELEEPGVGMIIIRGYFLEDAAKICLEVIDNGVGIPSLELAEINECLREPGTDEDYFGLCNVKERLVLAFGSEYGLELFPTPGGGVTVRVLLPVIQTVQKGSDDSGRIITG, from the coding sequence TTGACTTTCGTTTCATATCGTCTCTACCTTGAGATCCTGGAGCAGAATGTCCGTTCCTATACCCGTGAAGTTATTGACCGAATCGACCGGAATCTGACGATTTACCTGAGTGATCAGGAACGGATGCTGGACTTGCGAAGCGACTACTATGTCCTACAATTTGTCAAGCTTAGCGTGGCTGGGGATATTGAAGGGAATCGTAAATATACCCTGCGTTTATGGGAGAATTTCAATAATATCAAAACCATCAAAACCGATCTGCGGGATGTGGCAATCACCACTTTAAACGGGGTACGAATCGGTTGTTATGGGACGACTCACATCGATCTAACTCAGGATCAATTATTTCAGACGCTCGCCAACCGTAGTGTCGTTGGCGATACGACCGCCTTCTGGGGGCCGCATTCCGATTGGCTAGGCGGTAGCGTTTTTTCGATCGGACGGGCAATCCGGGGCGATTATGAAAATTTTTTAGGCATGATGAGCGTGGATGTGGATGTGGAGCTTTTAGACAATATCTGCCGGGATATACGGCTTGGAAAGACCGGTTATGTAATGCTGGTGGATGAGAACGGCCAAATTATTTACCATCCAAATCCGGAATTAACCGGAAAGTCGGTCAGTTTGTTACTGGGAAATTCCGCATACGAACGGGGAAAGACGGGTTCACTATTGCCGGAATTCAGCCACGGGAATCAAGTGGTGACCATTAAAACATTTACGCCTGCCAATTGGAGAATTATCGGCATTTCCAATCAAGCGGAATTAATGCAGGAGATGCACCGGATTACAGGTGTTTCGCTCCTTTTAATCTGTGGATCCATACTGGCTGTGATCGGGGTGGCGATTTTTCTGGCGCGGCGTCTGACCCGGCCGATTATGGAGTTGCGACATACGATGCGGTTGGCGGCCGAGGATTTGAATACCAATGTCACCATCCGGACCGGTGACGAGATTGGGCAATTGGGAGAGGCTTTCAATCAGATGCTGGCCAGAATTCGCCAGTTGATGGAGCAAAGCGTTCAAGAGCAGAAAAAGCTGCGCCGGACCGAGATGATCGCTTTACAAGAGCAGATCAAACCACATTTCATTTACAATACACTGGATCTGATCATCGGTCTGCTGGAAACCAAGCAGAATGAGGACGTAATCAATATGGTCGAAGCACTGGGGGCTTTTTTTCGAATTAGCCTGAGTCACGGCCAGGAGTTTATTACGATTCGCGAAGAAACGGAGCATGTCCGGAATTACCTGTATATTCAACGGTTCCGCCACGGCGATAAGTATAATTACCGATTCGAGCTTGATGAACGAATCCTGCCTTATAAAACCATCAAGCTGATTCTTCAGCCCTTGGTTGAAAACGCGATTTATCATGGCGTCCGGGAGTTGGAGGAGCCCGGGGTAGGAATGATTATCATCCGGGGTTATTTTTTAGAGGACGCGGCGAAGATATGCCTCGAGGTGATCGATAACGGAGTGGGGATCCCGTCCCTGGAGCTTGCCGAGATCAACGAGTGCTTGCGGGAGCCCGGAACCGATGAAGATTATTTTGGATTGTGTAACGTAAAGGAGCGGTTGGTGCTGGCTTTCGGCTCCGAGTATGGGTTGGAATTATTTCCAACCCCCGGAGGAGGAGTCACCGTGCGGGTACTGCTGCCCGTGATACAAACAGTGCAAAAAGGTAGTGACGATAGTGGCCGGATTATTACTGGTTGA
- a CDS encoding substrate-binding domain-containing protein — MKKSQWQRLFFMIGLATTALFLMLTLPTMAIKKETRKIPGLANGEARSRPLVIAISPKSLDNPLFVEAKEAAELTARQCNVVLEWVAPFKVDPATQARIIEGLIRRKVDGIAVSCSDPQWIRGVLDKAVAAGIKVATIDADCPGSKRLFYCGTNNYRAGWACGQAMVRLVTARGLAGKKLTTAILTGGLQAYNLNERIRGFKEATDGKIQLDYTALLSCDDDTALGAKVVEAYIKNHPETDVFFFAGGWAFFGPTESMPFYQEWCNRGGIAVSMDTSYPVLQAAKKGFAQALVGQDFREMGELTVSYLVCAIKGLPIPSQFIETQLEFATRADFDRLLKIKKPLEMK, encoded by the coding sequence TTGAAAAAGAGCCAGTGGCAACGGCTATTTTTTATGATAGGACTTGCAACGACCGCTCTTTTTTTAATGCTTACGTTGCCGACGATGGCAATAAAAAAGGAAACTAGGAAAATTCCGGGATTGGCCAACGGAGAGGCACGTTCGCGGCCGTTGGTTATTGCCATATCACCAAAATCGCTCGATAACCCGTTATTTGTGGAAGCCAAGGAAGCGGCTGAACTGACTGCCAGACAGTGCAATGTAGTTTTGGAATGGGTGGCGCCTTTTAAAGTGGATCCGGCGACTCAAGCCCGGATCATTGAAGGCTTAATCCGCCGCAAAGTCGATGGGATCGCCGTCAGTTGCAGCGACCCGCAATGGATACGTGGGGTGCTTGATAAAGCGGTGGCGGCTGGAATCAAGGTGGCTACTATTGATGCGGACTGCCCCGGCAGCAAGCGGTTGTTTTATTGCGGTACCAACAACTACCGTGCCGGTTGGGCTTGCGGCCAGGCTATGGTGAGGCTCGTTACCGCTAGAGGTTTGGCCGGAAAGAAATTAACGACCGCGATTCTAACCGGCGGTCTCCAAGCTTATAATCTGAACGAGCGGATCCGCGGCTTCAAAGAAGCGACTGACGGGAAGATCCAATTGGATTATACCGCTTTGCTATCCTGCGATGACGATACGGCCTTAGGTGCGAAAGTCGTTGAGGCCTATATCAAAAATCACCCGGAAACCGATGTCTTTTTCTTCGCGGGCGGTTGGGCTTTTTTCGGACCTACGGAGTCTATGCCATTCTATCAGGAATGGTGTAACCGGGGAGGCATCGCAGTATCGATGGATACCTCATATCCGGTGCTGCAGGCTGCCAAAAAAGGCTTCGCCCAGGCTCTGGTCGGACAGGATTTTCGGGAGATGGGCGAGCTGACCGTGAGTTATTTAGTATGTGCTATAAAAGGGTTGCCTATACCCTCTCAGTTCATTGAGACCCAACTGGAGTTTGCCACTCGAGCGGATTTTGACCGTTTATTAAAGATCAAAAAGCCTTTGGAGATGAAGTAA
- a CDS encoding cache domain-containing protein: MNSLGYHFTTGSIRKKLIGFFLVTSLLPTLVIGLLSYASYRTAITRKIADYSLAQLTQAVANIQLKLAEFENISVRLFINKEFNNTLTEFVNAKDPIQIATAKKDVEAHFNEYMISNPDIFAFMFFNDRSDEQSIIITKDFPGEFRSLIKHFKGLSAYQGILRGGGGIVWSAAIKVKRSHFVLLGRQIKEMATGKPLGVLAIIIDEEMIDLLANMTIYNRLNISFNEIDNYSLVINNNGEIVSSPFKNDIGKNITKVMKDTQPLQKLFSPVSNRDYGSDVNQGSFLTEINHRQNLVTYKTISSKIGIGGRSGWHLLSLTPTSYLYQEVSTIGFHTILLGLAFAICAVVISLYLSAVISSKKES; the protein is encoded by the coding sequence TTGAATAGTCTTGGTTATCACTTTACAACAGGTTCAATCCGAAAAAAACTGATCGGTTTTTTTCTAGTGACTTCGTTGCTTCCGACCTTGGTTATCGGCTTGTTGTCATATGCCAGTTACCGAACGGCAATCACCCGCAAAATCGCTGATTATTCACTGGCGCAATTAACCCAGGCAGTTGCGAATATTCAGTTGAAGTTGGCCGAATTTGAAAACATTTCGGTACGTTTATTTATCAATAAAGAGTTTAACAATACTTTGACGGAGTTTGTCAACGCCAAGGATCCTATCCAAATAGCGACTGCGAAAAAAGATGTGGAAGCCCATTTTAACGAATATATGATTAGCAATCCCGATATATTTGCTTTTATGTTCTTTAACGATCGCTCGGATGAGCAATCCATCATTATTACCAAGGACTTTCCCGGAGAATTCCGTTCCTTAATCAAACATTTCAAGGGACTAAGCGCTTACCAGGGAATTCTGCGGGGAGGGGGAGGTATTGTCTGGTCGGCGGCGATCAAAGTAAAACGAAGCCATTTTGTCTTGTTGGGAAGGCAAATCAAAGAAATGGCAACCGGCAAACCTTTAGGAGTTTTGGCAATCATCATTGATGAAGAAATGATCGATCTGTTGGCCAACATGACCATTTATAACCGCCTCAATATTTCTTTCAATGAGATCGACAATTATTCTCTAGTCATCAACAATAACGGCGAGATCGTCTCCTCTCCTTTTAAAAACGATATTGGCAAGAACATAACAAAGGTAATGAAAGATACCCAGCCGTTGCAAAAGCTTTTTAGCCCCGTATCAAACCGAGATTACGGTAGTGATGTCAATCAAGGCAGCTTTTTGACTGAGATTAACCATAGGCAAAATTTGGTTACTTATAAAACAATTAGTAGCAAAATAGGGATCGGCGGCCGAAGCGGCTGGCATTTACTGAGTTTGACCCCAACGTCATATCTTTACCAAGAGGTTTCGACCATCGGTTTTCATACAATACTATTGGGTCTGGCGTTTGCAATCTGTGCTGTAGTCATTTCCTTGTATTTGTCGGCGGTCATTAGCAGCAAAAAAGAGAGTTGA
- the yjfF gene encoding galactofuranose ABC transporter, permease protein YjfF, which yields MKQNQIPLVATIAVWILLYIIASLRFPGMLSVNVLLNLFTDNSFLGICAIGITFVILSAGIDLSVGAMVGCTSIIIAVLVRDLHLHPGMAILIVLSFGIIYGGIVGSLIHFFDLPPFMVTLAGMFFARGMGFVISVNSIPLNHPFYDTLSNFGIPIGDGTLTFVALTFILITLLGIFLAHRTRFGRNAYAIGGNETSARLMGLEVGSTKIAIYAFSGLCSALAGAVYSLYTYSGNAWAGNGMEMDAIAAAVIGGTLLTGGVGYVFGTLIGVLILGVIQTYITFDGTLSSWWTKIAIGILLFIFIALQRFMSQASVLQKPKTATVTKGVKTTA from the coding sequence CTGAAGCAGAATCAAATTCCTCTGGTGGCAACAATCGCGGTCTGGATATTACTTTATATTATCGCGTCGCTCCGGTTCCCGGGCATGTTATCCGTGAATGTCCTGCTTAACTTATTTACCGACAATTCTTTCCTGGGAATTTGCGCGATTGGAATTACTTTTGTAATTCTCTCGGCTGGTATTGATTTATCAGTTGGCGCAATGGTCGGCTGTACCAGCATTATTATCGCGGTCTTGGTACGGGATCTTCATTTACATCCCGGGATGGCCATCTTGATCGTCTTGAGCTTTGGAATCATTTATGGTGGAATCGTGGGTTCGTTGATTCATTTTTTTGATCTCCCGCCTTTCATGGTGACCTTGGCGGGAATGTTTTTCGCCAGAGGCATGGGTTTTGTTATCAGTGTTAACTCAATCCCGCTGAACCATCCGTTTTATGATACCTTATCCAACTTTGGAATCCCAATCGGAGACGGTACGTTAACCTTCGTAGCCTTGACTTTTATTCTTATAACGCTGCTGGGAATTTTCTTAGCACATCGGACTCGTTTTGGGCGGAATGCCTATGCAATCGGCGGGAATGAGACTTCAGCCCGGTTAATGGGGCTTGAGGTTGGCAGTACAAAGATCGCAATTTATGCTTTCAGTGGATTATGTTCGGCATTGGCTGGTGCGGTTTACTCATTATACACGTATTCCGGGAACGCTTGGGCAGGGAATGGTATGGAGATGGATGCAATCGCCGCCGCGGTCATCGGCGGAACTTTATTAACCGGGGGAGTAGGTTATGTCTTCGGAACGTTAATCGGGGTCTTGATTCTGGGAGTCATTCAAACTTATATTACTTTTGATGGGACGCTGAGTTCTTGGTGGACGAAGATCGCCATTGGCATCTTGTTATTTATTTTCATTGCTCTGCAACGGTTTATGTCCCAAGCGTCGGTATTGCAGAAACCGAAAACTGCAACCGTCACAAAAGGGGTTAAAACCACGGCCTAA
- a CDS encoding ABC transporter permease, protein MKSQNFFANQSFRALFWPLMALIIILLFNIFFTKGFINVEIRDGHLFGSMIDILNRAAPVLILAIGMTLVIGTGGIDLSVGAVIAISGAVAALMIRPEYLKGVLEYSQAPPLYMIVGTALFVSLIAGLWNGFVVSYLDIQPMVGTLILMVAGRGIAQLITQGQILIFVNKDFQFIGSGFFLGLPFSLTIVAFLLIVTYLLTRKTAIGLYIESVGDNPTASRYAGINARMVKLLVYTFSGLCAGIAGLIITSDIKGADANNAGLNMELDAILSVVMGGTSMNGGRIYLLGSVIGALFIQTLTTTILTRGVNPELTLVVKAVVVIIVCLLQSDKFREIATVKARRVAA, encoded by the coding sequence TTCTGGCCGTTGATGGCTTTGATTATAATACTCCTTTTTAATATCTTTTTTACCAAAGGTTTTATCAATGTCGAAATTCGCGATGGTCATCTCTTTGGGAGCATGATCGATATTCTTAACCGTGCGGCGCCGGTTTTAATATTAGCCATTGGAATGACGCTGGTCATTGGGACCGGGGGAATCGATCTTTCGGTAGGCGCGGTAATCGCAATCTCCGGAGCAGTTGCAGCCTTGATGATCCGGCCGGAATATTTAAAGGGGGTATTAGAGTACTCTCAAGCGCCGCCATTATACATGATTGTAGGGACCGCTTTGTTTGTGTCACTGATAGCGGGGCTTTGGAATGGCTTTGTGGTCTCCTATTTGGATATTCAACCGATGGTGGGCACGTTAATTTTGATGGTTGCGGGTCGGGGAATCGCTCAATTGATTACACAAGGACAGATTTTAATCTTTGTCAATAAAGATTTCCAATTTATAGGCAGCGGTTTCTTCCTGGGGTTACCGTTTAGCCTGACGATAGTGGCGTTTTTATTGATCGTAACGTACTTATTGACACGGAAGACGGCAATAGGCCTTTATATCGAGTCGGTGGGGGATAATCCAACCGCCAGCCGCTATGCGGGAATCAATGCCAGAATGGTCAAGTTGCTGGTTTACACCTTTAGCGGTTTGTGCGCGGGAATTGCCGGATTGATTATTACGTCCGATATTAAAGGGGCCGACGCCAATAACGCGGGGCTCAACATGGAATTAGATGCCATTCTATCGGTGGTCATGGGCGGTACTTCGATGAACGGCGGCCGAATTTATTTACTGGGCTCGGTAATCGGTGCTTTATTTATTCAGACACTGACCACGACTATTCTTACCCGGGGCGTTAACCCGGAACTTACCTTGGTCGTTAAGGCGGTTGTCGTGATCATCGTTTGTTTGTTGCAATCGGATAAATTCAGGGAAATCGCTACTGTAAAGGCGAGGAGGGTTGCTGCATGA